In Kitasatospora gansuensis, a genomic segment contains:
- a CDS encoding acylphosphatase, producing MHSDDPVRCTAWVRGKVQEVGFRWWTRARAMEIGLTGYTSNLGDGRVQVVAEGSHQDCERLLALLRGPGTPGAVTGVTEIWSATGDGYDSFAIR from the coding sequence ATGCACAGCGATGATCCGGTCCGCTGCACCGCCTGGGTGCGCGGCAAGGTCCAGGAGGTCGGCTTCCGCTGGTGGACACGGGCCCGGGCGATGGAGATCGGGCTGACCGGGTACACCAGCAACCTCGGCGACGGCCGGGTGCAGGTGGTGGCGGAGGGCAGTCACCAGGACTGCGAACGGCTGCTGGCCCTGCTCCGCGGGCCCGGCACCCCGGGCGCCGTCACCGGTGTCACCGAGATCTGGAGCGCGACCGGCGACGGTTACGACAGCTTCGCGATCCGCTGA
- the nsdA gene encoding transcriptional repressor NsdA, which translates to MAEKQPNEKLTSWFGRSGWSKGELARQVNRRARQIGAHHVSTDTSRVRRWLDGEQPREPIPKIMSQLFSERFGSVVSIEDLGLRTAVPVSTVESGVDLPWSAPQTVQLISEYSRSDLMLNRRGFLGTSLALTAGAALIEPMQRWLAPNQGGTPTPILAAASGGEQFSGRLSEPELQLLEQTTVMFRQWDAQNGGGLRRKAVVGQLHEVTDLLQESYPEQTTKRLFRLTAELAHLAGWMSYDVGMHPSAQKYYVLALHAAKEAGDRPFGAQILTDMSRQMIHLNRGEDALELIHLAQYGSRDSASPRQQSLLFAMEARAYSTIGEVNRCARAARLAEDTFSDCGRGDNDPDWLKFFSLAELNAENAHSFRDLAYHTTRSPLYASMSAPVMERAVDLFREDPDHIRSYAFNLIGMSSVHLLQNEPEQAVVMAKQAVDIATRVRSERLNTRIRKTSAAATRNFKDVAEVGQLADLVVQDIPEFVPTG; encoded by the coding sequence ATGGCAGAGAAGCAACCGAACGAGAAGCTGACCTCGTGGTTCGGCCGGAGCGGCTGGTCCAAGGGTGAGTTGGCCCGTCAGGTGAACCGCAGGGCCCGGCAGATCGGGGCGCACCACGTCAGCACCGACACCTCCCGGGTGCGCCGCTGGCTGGACGGTGAGCAGCCCAGGGAGCCGATCCCGAAGATCATGTCCCAGCTGTTCTCCGAGCGGTTCGGTTCGGTGGTCTCGATCGAGGACCTCGGGCTGCGCACCGCCGTCCCGGTGAGCACCGTGGAGAGCGGCGTCGACCTGCCGTGGAGCGCGCCGCAGACGGTGCAGCTGATCAGCGAGTACTCGCGCAGCGACCTGATGCTCAACCGCCGTGGCTTCCTGGGCACTTCGCTGGCGCTGACGGCGGGCGCCGCGCTGATCGAGCCGATGCAGCGCTGGCTGGCGCCGAACCAGGGCGGCACCCCGACCCCGATCCTGGCGGCGGCCTCCGGTGGCGAGCAGTTCTCCGGCCGGCTCTCCGAGCCCGAGCTCCAGCTGCTGGAGCAGACCACGGTGATGTTCCGTCAGTGGGACGCGCAGAACGGCGGCGGCCTGCGCCGCAAGGCCGTGGTCGGCCAGCTGCACGAGGTCACCGACCTGCTGCAGGAGAGCTACCCCGAACAGACCACCAAGCGGCTGTTCCGGCTCACCGCCGAACTCGCCCACCTGGCGGGCTGGATGTCGTACGACGTCGGCATGCACCCGAGCGCGCAGAAGTACTACGTACTGGCGCTGCACGCGGCCAAGGAGGCGGGGGACCGGCCGTTCGGCGCGCAGATCCTGACCGACATGAGCCGCCAGATGATCCACCTGAACCGTGGCGAGGACGCCCTGGAGCTGATCCACCTGGCCCAGTACGGCAGCCGGGACAGCGCCAGCCCGCGCCAGCAGTCGCTGCTGTTCGCGATGGAGGCCCGGGCCTACTCCACCATCGGCGAGGTCAACCGCTGCGCCCGGGCGGCCCGGCTGGCCGAGGACACCTTCAGCGACTGCGGCCGGGGCGACAACGACCCGGACTGGCTGAAGTTCTTCTCGCTGGCCGAGCTGAACGCGGAGAACGCCCACTCCTTCCGCGACCTGGCGTACCACACCACCCGCAGCCCGCTGTACGCCTCGATGTCCGCGCCGGTGATGGAGCGCGCGGTGGACCTGTTCCGGGAGGACCCGGACCACATCCGCAGCTACGCGTTCAACCTGATCGGCATGTCCAGCGTGCACCTGCTGCAGAACGAGCCGGAGCAGGCCGTGGTGATGGCCAAGCAGGCGGTGGACATCGCCACCCGGGTCCGCTCCGAGCGCCTGAACACCCGGATCAGGAAGACCTCCGCCGCCGCCACCCGGAACTTCAAGGACGTCGCCGAGGTGGGTCAGCTGGCCGACCTGGTGGTGCAGGACATCCCCGAGTTCGTACCGACCGGCTGA
- a CDS encoding bifunctional DNA primase/polymerase yields the protein MDNLFGELRFGSRRRLRGTAFEAAAEYTGRWGWAVTIGTGTTRADGRCSCQAAHCAAPGLHQGLGPAHTVDPATGAGAADLNRLRGGETALLLPTGHSFDVLDVPAQPGLQALVRLERMGTQVGPVLGLPTGRLLFFVAPGAAQRLPELLYRMGWDDTTLDLACHGEGDYVAAPPTVLGPLGPARWLRHPCRDSAACPPEARLLLGTIAYACHRTRERTAEPAWTA from the coding sequence ATGGACAACCTCTTCGGCGAGCTGCGCTTCGGCTCCCGCCGCCGCCTGCGCGGTACCGCGTTCGAAGCGGCCGCGGAGTACACCGGCCGCTGGGGCTGGGCGGTGACGATCGGCACCGGCACCACCCGCGCCGACGGCCGCTGCAGCTGCCAGGCCGCCCACTGCGCCGCACCCGGCCTGCACCAGGGGCTCGGCCCCGCGCACACCGTCGACCCCGCCACCGGCGCGGGCGCCGCCGACCTGAACCGGCTGCGCGGCGGTGAGACCGCCCTGCTGCTGCCGACCGGCCACTCCTTCGACGTCCTCGACGTCCCCGCCCAGCCCGGCCTGCAGGCCCTGGTCCGACTGGAACGGATGGGCACCCAGGTCGGCCCCGTCCTCGGCCTGCCGACCGGCCGCCTGCTCTTCTTCGTGGCCCCCGGCGCCGCCCAGCGACTCCCCGAACTCCTGTACCGGATGGGCTGGGACGACACCACCCTCGACCTCGCCTGCCACGGCGAGGGCGACTACGTGGCCGCCCCGCCCACCGTCCTCGGCCCCCTCGGCCCGGCCCGCTGGCTCCGCCACCCCTGTCGCGACAGCGCCGCCTGCCCCCCGGAGGCCCGCCTCCTGCTCGGCACCATCGCCTACGCCTGCCACCGCACCCGCGAGCGCACGGCCGAACCGGCCTGGACGGCCTGA
- a CDS encoding WXG100 family type VII secretion target, which yields MIAGTDVSFGDVGAGFKWTRDFVNEPLLPLPSFSNPVADGLDAGLDDIVREALEFTGLMSMLEEVTGELETLTNAAEEWQAQAKAMQDIATELRQGGSTLAGQWEGEASVAFGNHMGKVVEAIDATAADMNQVAQIISQAAAACELAENLVIELIREAIEVLIATLAAMILVDILTLGLAAVANALVVEAEVTVFIARVSQVSLRLAKTLEKLMEEVRTIQSAGKSFRTIKDGLKAAKAVRKIGGMGNRMKSTKDMLLSPSVANLGEFAAAQGTKMVFGAVKGGIATGVGAVIGAGDYTGSLLDAATDDATVDAVTGELDGGPKGEPFRVDKARLEEAFG from the coding sequence GTGATCGCCGGTACGGACGTCTCGTTCGGGGACGTGGGCGCGGGCTTCAAGTGGACCCGGGACTTCGTCAACGAGCCGCTCCTGCCGCTACCGAGCTTCAGCAACCCGGTGGCCGACGGGCTGGACGCGGGCCTGGACGACATCGTCCGCGAGGCCCTGGAGTTCACCGGGCTGATGAGCATGCTGGAGGAGGTCACCGGCGAGCTGGAGACCCTCACCAACGCCGCCGAGGAGTGGCAGGCCCAGGCCAAGGCCATGCAGGACATCGCGACCGAGCTGCGCCAGGGCGGTTCGACCCTGGCCGGTCAGTGGGAGGGCGAGGCCTCGGTCGCGTTCGGCAACCACATGGGCAAGGTGGTGGAGGCGATCGACGCCACCGCCGCCGACATGAACCAGGTCGCCCAGATCATCAGCCAGGCCGCCGCCGCCTGCGAGCTGGCCGAGAACCTGGTGATCGAGCTGATCCGGGAGGCGATCGAGGTCCTGATCGCCACCCTGGCGGCGATGATCCTGGTCGACATCCTCACCCTGGGCCTGGCCGCGGTGGCCAACGCGCTGGTGGTCGAGGCCGAGGTCACCGTCTTCATCGCCCGGGTTTCCCAGGTCTCCCTGCGGCTCGCCAAAACGCTGGAGAAGCTGATGGAGGAGGTGCGGACGATCCAGAGCGCCGGCAAGTCCTTCAGGACCATCAAGGACGGGCTGAAGGCGGCGAAGGCGGTCCGCAAGATCGGTGGGATGGGGAACCGGATGAAGTCCACCAAGGACATGCTCCTCTCTCCCTCGGTGGCCAACCTCGGCGAGTTCGCCGCCGCCCAGGGCACCAAGATGGTGTTCGGCGCGGTCAAGGGCGGCATCGCGACCGGGGTCGGCGCCGTGATCGGCGCGGGCGACTACACCGGCTCGCTGCTGGACGCGGCCACCGACGACGCCACCGTGGACGCCGTCACCGGTGAGCTGGACGGCGGCCCCAAGGGAGAGCCGTTCCGGGTCGACAAGGCCCGGCTCGAGGAGGCATTCGGATGA
- a CDS encoding purine-cytosine permease family protein, which translates to MSEKHAVETRGIEPVPDSERHGRVRELFHTWFAANISVLLLTMGAGLIVFNGLNLWQVLLVALCAAVVSYGIVGLLTVSGKWGGAPAMTLSRSVFGTRGNLVPGAVTWVARFGWETVNAVTGAYALLSVLDLLFGIRSNTALIVVTLLLFVGTTFLVSGLGRNALLWCNRWSAYLFGIFSVLVLGYLVATVDWSAVFSRPSGTTAMVIAGIGTIAAGGLSWAPSGADFARYLPRGTRSRGIVGTAIGGAGVVVVPMVLMGAVMAVGTPDLATASDPVSFIGDLLPIWLAVPYLLIALVGMVLINSLSMYSAGFTAQTMGVKLPRAWAVSINAVISLVGGLLLMLVATSFYGSFITFLTILAVSFSAWIGVYGADMLRRYRGGRHRQGRTRYDEAALLDTTPRSAYWFKGGFCWQALTAWVLAIGTGLMFTRAALSPTDVWFAGPWADSWIGRNGLAWVVTIVVGALVYSLLPQASTGAVETEPEPEQPHALIPS; encoded by the coding sequence ATGAGCGAGAAGCACGCCGTCGAGACCCGCGGCATCGAACCCGTCCCCGACAGCGAGCGCCACGGCCGGGTGCGCGAGCTCTTCCACACCTGGTTCGCCGCCAACATCAGCGTGCTGCTGCTCACCATGGGCGCCGGACTGATCGTCTTCAACGGCCTGAACCTCTGGCAGGTCCTGCTGGTCGCGCTCTGCGCGGCGGTGGTCTCGTACGGGATCGTCGGGCTGCTCACCGTCTCCGGCAAGTGGGGCGGTGCCCCGGCCATGACGCTCTCCCGCTCGGTCTTCGGCACCCGGGGCAACCTGGTGCCGGGCGCGGTGACCTGGGTGGCCCGGTTCGGCTGGGAGACGGTGAACGCCGTCACCGGCGCGTACGCGCTGCTCTCGGTGCTCGACCTGCTGTTCGGGATCAGGAGCAACACCGCGCTGATCGTGGTCACCCTGCTGCTCTTCGTCGGCACCACCTTCCTGGTCTCCGGCCTCGGCCGGAACGCGCTGCTCTGGTGCAACCGCTGGTCGGCGTACCTGTTCGGGATCTTCAGCGTGCTGGTGCTCGGCTACCTGGTGGCCACCGTCGACTGGTCGGCCGTGTTCAGCCGGCCGTCCGGCACCACCGCGATGGTGATCGCGGGCATCGGCACCATCGCGGCCGGCGGGCTCAGCTGGGCACCGTCCGGCGCGGACTTCGCCCGCTACCTGCCGCGCGGCACCCGCAGCCGGGGCATCGTCGGCACCGCGATCGGCGGCGCGGGGGTCGTGGTGGTCCCGATGGTGCTGATGGGCGCCGTGATGGCGGTCGGCACCCCGGACCTGGCCACCGCCTCCGACCCGGTCTCCTTCATCGGCGACCTGCTGCCGATCTGGCTGGCGGTGCCGTACCTGCTGATCGCACTGGTCGGGATGGTGCTGATCAACAGCCTCTCGATGTACTCGGCCGGCTTCACCGCGCAGACCATGGGCGTGAAGCTGCCGCGGGCCTGGGCGGTCTCCATCAACGCGGTGATCAGCCTGGTCGGCGGTCTGCTGCTGATGCTGGTGGCGACCAGCTTCTACGGCTCGTTCATCACCTTCCTGACCATCCTGGCGGTCTCCTTCTCGGCCTGGATCGGCGTCTACGGCGCGGACATGCTGCGTCGATACCGAGGGGGCCGCCACCGCCAGGGCCGGACCCGCTACGACGAGGCCGCGCTGCTCGACACCACCCCGCGCAGCGCGTACTGGTTCAAGGGCGGGTTCTGCTGGCAGGCGCTCACCGCCTGGGTGCTGGCGATCGGCACCGGACTGATGTTCACCCGGGCCGCGCTGAGCCCCACCGACGTCTGGTTCGCCGGCCCGTGGGCGGACAGCTGGATCGGCCGCAACGGCCTGGCCTGGGTGGTCACCATCGTCGTCGGCGCGCTGGTCTACTCGCTGCTCCCGCAGGCGAGCACGGGTGCCGTGGAGACCGAGCCGGAGCCCGAGCAGCCCCACGCGCTCATTCCGAGCTGA
- the smc gene encoding chromosome segregation protein SMC — MHLKSLTLRGFKSFASATTLRFEPGITCVVGPNGSGKSNVVDALSWVMGEQGAKSLRGGKMEDVIFAGTSGRQPLGRAEVSLTIDNSDGALPIDYAEVTITRTMFRNGGSEYALNGDTCRLLDIQELLSDSGIGREMHVIVGQGQLDSVLHADPMGRRAFIEEAAGVLKHRKRKEKALRKLDSMAANLNRVQDLVAELRRQLGPLGRQAKIARRAAGIQAELRDARLRLLADDLLTLRKAVEAEIADELALRLRRSTVEQELSRAQQREAVLEAQVQQLGPQLEETRQTWYRLSALAERTRGTIGLAEARVRHAVSSAQGEERRGRDPEELEREAERVREEEAALTEALEEARYALAEAVERRGELERELAAEEGRLKAAARAIADRREGLARLQGQVAAARSKAAGAAAEIGRLAEARDEAVLRAEAAQAEFEELQAQVDEQAAGGEELDAGYERARASVAGAEAGVAAVRDALGLAERERAGLLARHEALSLGLRRKDGSGALLAAGERLTGLLGPAAELLKVEPGYETAVAAALGAAAEAVAVDGLDAAVAALRLLRGEDAGRAALLIAGAGAVGGERGGAVELVTGPAELMPAVAALLARTVVVDGLDEARQLVRDRPELTAVTRDGDLLGTGYAQGGAAGAPSLLETQAAVDEAAGKIELLAERCERLAGELASVAAEKRELAAEVEELAARRRAAEKERAGVAGALGRLGGQARAAAGEAERLASSALRAEEGLAQALAAAEELTERLAVAEELADSGEDEPDGARRDELAGGAAESRQAELEARLAVRTHEERVRGLSGRADQLDRAARAERETRARAAERRERARHEAAVAGAVAAGARQLLARLEVSLTRAEAERTEVEQARAERETELRAGREHGRELKGELDKLVDAGHRDEVLRAEKRLRIEQLEAKALEEFGIEGEELLAAYGPAQLVPPPLPEEGQEPGEPRPYVRAEQEKRLRAAEKAYQQLGKVNPLALEEFAALEERHQFLGEQLDDLKRSRRDLLEIVKDVDVRVEQLFTAAYHDTAAQFEGVFSRLFPGGEGRLVLTDPENMLTTGVEVEARPPGKKVKRLSLLSGGERSLTAVALLVSIFKARPSPFYVMDEVEAALDETNLRRLIAIMEELRESSQLIVITHQKLTMESADALYGVTMKGDGISQVISQRLREEHRERPARAVPRQSSEAQVSSE; from the coding sequence GTGCATCTGAAGAGTCTGACGCTGCGCGGGTTCAAGTCCTTCGCCTCCGCCACCACGCTGCGCTTCGAGCCCGGCATCACCTGCGTGGTCGGGCCGAACGGCTCCGGCAAGTCGAACGTGGTGGACGCGCTCAGCTGGGTGATGGGCGAGCAGGGCGCCAAGTCGCTGCGCGGCGGCAAGATGGAGGACGTCATCTTCGCCGGCACCAGCGGACGCCAGCCGCTCGGCCGGGCCGAGGTCAGCCTCACCATCGACAACTCCGACGGCGCGCTGCCGATCGACTACGCCGAAGTCACCATCACCCGGACGATGTTCCGCAACGGTGGCAGCGAGTACGCGCTGAACGGCGACACCTGCCGGCTGCTGGACATCCAGGAGCTGCTCTCCGACTCCGGCATCGGCCGGGAGATGCACGTGATCGTCGGGCAGGGCCAGCTCGACTCCGTGCTGCACGCCGACCCGATGGGCCGCCGGGCCTTCATCGAGGAGGCGGCCGGGGTGCTCAAGCACCGCAAGCGCAAGGAGAAGGCGCTGCGGAAGCTGGACTCGATGGCCGCCAACCTCAACCGGGTGCAGGACCTGGTGGCCGAACTGCGCCGCCAGCTCGGCCCGTTGGGCCGGCAGGCGAAGATCGCCCGGCGGGCCGCCGGGATCCAGGCCGAACTGCGGGACGCCCGGCTGCGGTTGCTCGCCGACGACCTGCTCACCCTGCGCAAGGCGGTCGAGGCCGAGATCGCGGACGAGCTGGCGCTCCGGCTGCGGCGCTCCACCGTCGAGCAGGAGCTGAGCCGGGCGCAGCAGCGCGAAGCCGTGCTGGAGGCCCAGGTCCAGCAGCTCGGGCCGCAGTTGGAGGAGACCCGGCAGACCTGGTACCGGCTCTCCGCGCTGGCCGAGCGGACCAGGGGGACGATCGGCCTGGCCGAGGCCCGGGTACGGCACGCGGTCAGCAGCGCGCAGGGCGAGGAGCGGCGCGGGCGGGATCCGGAGGAGCTGGAGCGGGAGGCCGAGCGGGTCCGCGAGGAGGAGGCCGCGCTGACCGAGGCGCTGGAGGAGGCGCGGTACGCGCTGGCCGAGGCAGTCGAGCGGCGGGGCGAGCTGGAACGTGAACTGGCGGCCGAGGAAGGCCGGTTGAAGGCCGCGGCGCGTGCCATCGCGGACCGCAGGGAGGGTCTGGCGCGGCTGCAGGGCCAGGTCGCCGCCGCCCGCTCGAAGGCGGCCGGGGCGGCGGCCGAGATCGGCCGGCTGGCCGAGGCCAGGGACGAGGCGGTGCTGCGGGCCGAGGCGGCGCAGGCGGAGTTCGAGGAGCTCCAGGCGCAAGTGGACGAACAGGCCGCCGGGGGCGAGGAGTTGGACGCGGGGTACGAGCGGGCCCGGGCCTCGGTGGCGGGGGCCGAGGCCGGGGTGGCCGCCGTCCGGGACGCGCTCGGGCTGGCCGAGCGGGAGCGGGCCGGGCTGCTGGCCCGGCACGAGGCGCTCTCGCTCGGGCTGCGGCGCAAGGACGGCAGCGGGGCGCTGCTGGCGGCGGGGGAGCGGCTGACCGGCCTGCTCGGCCCGGCCGCCGAACTGCTCAAGGTCGAGCCCGGGTACGAGACGGCGGTGGCGGCGGCGCTCGGCGCGGCGGCGGAGGCCGTCGCGGTGGACGGGCTGGACGCGGCGGTGGCCGCCCTGCGGCTGCTGCGTGGCGAGGACGCCGGGCGGGCGGCGCTGCTGATCGCCGGAGCGGGGGCGGTGGGTGGTGAGCGGGGCGGGGCGGTCGAGCTGGTGACCGGCCCGGCCGAGCTGATGCCCGCGGTGGCCGCGCTGCTGGCCCGGACCGTGGTGGTGGACGGGCTGGACGAGGCGCGCCAACTGGTGCGGGACCGTCCGGAGTTGACCGCCGTCACGCGGGACGGTGACCTGCTCGGCACCGGCTACGCGCAGGGCGGTGCGGCCGGGGCGCCGAGCCTGCTGGAGACCCAGGCGGCGGTGGACGAGGCGGCCGGGAAGATCGAGCTGCTGGCCGAGCGGTGCGAGCGGCTGGCCGGCGAGCTGGCCTCGGTCGCCGCCGAGAAGCGTGAACTTGCCGCCGAGGTGGAGGAGTTGGCGGCCCGGCGGCGGGCCGCCGAGAAGGAGCGGGCCGGGGTCGCCGGGGCGCTCGGGCGGCTCGGCGGGCAGGCCAGGGCGGCGGCGGGGGAGGCCGAGCGGCTGGCCTCCTCGGCACTCCGCGCCGAGGAGGGGCTGGCCCAGGCGCTGGCGGCGGCCGAGGAGCTGACCGAACGGCTGGCGGTGGCCGAGGAGTTGGCCGACTCCGGAGAGGACGAGCCGGACGGCGCCCGGCGGGACGAGCTAGCCGGAGGTGCCGCCGAGTCCCGGCAGGCCGAGCTGGAGGCCAGGCTCGCGGTCCGTACCCACGAGGAGCGGGTCCGTGGCCTGAGCGGCCGGGCCGACCAGCTCGACCGGGCGGCCAGAGCCGAGCGGGAGACCAGGGCCAGGGCCGCCGAACGACGCGAGCGGGCCCGCCACGAGGCCGCGGTGGCGGGTGCGGTGGCGGCCGGGGCGCGGCAGTTGCTGGCCCGGCTGGAGGTCTCGCTGACCCGGGCCGAAGCCGAGCGGACCGAGGTGGAGCAGGCCAGGGCCGAGCGGGAGACCGAGCTGCGGGCCGGCCGCGAGCACGGCCGTGAACTCAAGGGCGAGCTGGACAAGCTGGTCGACGCGGGCCACCGGGACGAGGTGCTGCGGGCGGAGAAGCGGCTGCGGATCGAGCAGTTGGAGGCCAAGGCGCTCGAGGAGTTCGGCATCGAGGGCGAGGAGCTGCTCGCCGCGTACGGCCCCGCGCAGCTGGTGCCCCCGCCGCTGCCGGAGGAAGGGCAGGAGCCGGGCGAGCCACGCCCGTACGTCCGGGCCGAGCAGGAGAAGCGGCTGCGGGCCGCCGAGAAGGCGTACCAGCAGCTCGGCAAGGTCAACCCGCTGGCGCTGGAGGAGTTCGCGGCGCTGGAGGAGCGGCACCAGTTCCTCGGTGAGCAGCTGGACGACCTGAAGCGGAGCCGGCGGGACCTGCTGGAGATCGTCAAGGACGTGGACGTCCGGGTGGAGCAGCTGTTCACCGCCGCGTACCACGACACGGCGGCGCAGTTCGAGGGCGTGTTCTCGCGGCTCTTCCCGGGCGGGGAGGGGCGGTTGGTGCTGACCGACCCCGAGAACATGCTGACCACCGGGGTGGAGGTGGAGGCCAGGCCGCCGGGGAAGAAGGTGAAGCGGCTCTCGCTGCTCTCCGGCGGTGAGCGCTCGCTGACGGCGGTGGCGCTGCTGGTGTCGATCTTCAAGGCCCGCCCCAGCCCGTTCTATGTGATGGACGAGGTGGAGGCGGCCCTCGACGAGACCAACCTGCGCCGGCTGATCGCCATCATGGAGGAGCTGCGGGAGAGTTCACAGCTGATCGTGATCACCCATCAGAAACTCACCATGGAGTCGGCGGACGCGCTGTACGGCGTCACCATGAAGGGCGACGGGATCTCCCAGGTGATCAGCCAGCGGCTGCGCGAGGAGCACCGCGAGCGTCCGGCGCGCGCGGTGCCCCGGCAGTCCTCGGAGGCCCAGGTCAGCTCGGAATGA
- a CDS encoding type VII secretion target, whose amino-acid sequence MGEQGFRVEPGALRAYAALIDAQAERIAEIQSRLASVPLNSNDFGKLPDAQNLFEAYQEHAEAEQQNFADLREVLTGTAEGLQHSADNYASHDDAIASVYGGAR is encoded by the coding sequence ATGGGGGAGCAAGGCTTCCGGGTAGAACCGGGCGCACTCAGGGCGTACGCGGCACTGATCGACGCACAGGCGGAGCGGATCGCCGAGATCCAGTCCCGGCTGGCCTCGGTGCCGCTGAACTCGAACGACTTCGGCAAGCTGCCGGACGCGCAGAACCTCTTCGAGGCGTACCAGGAGCACGCCGAGGCGGAGCAGCAGAACTTCGCCGACCTGCGGGAGGTGCTCACGGGGACCGCCGAGGGCCTCCAGCACTCGGCGGACAACTACGCGAGCCACGACGACGCGATCGCCTCGGTCTACGGGGGTGCCCGGTGA
- the ftsY gene encoding signal recognition particle-docking protein FtsY: MEYLILAVVIAVVAVGAIAGLVVSGRRRKQLPPQAEAPVITPPREPGIGEESAVPTPEPVKTVEEVTLPPAAPALEVPEPTAGRLVRLRGRLSRSQNSLGKGLLTLLSRERLDEDTWEEIEEILLTADVGVTPTQELVERLRTRVKVLGTRTPDELRALLHEELVALIGTEADRSLKTAKHEDGRPAVVLVVGVNGVGKTTTSGKLGRVLVADGRKVVLGAADTFRAAAADQLQTWGERVGAATVRGPEGGDPASVAFDAVKEGIAEGADTVLIDTAGRLHTKTGLMDELGKVKRVVEKHGPVDEVLLVLDATTGQNGLVQARVFAEVVDITGIVLTKLDGTAKGGIVIAVQRELGVPVKLIGLGEGADDLAPFEAGAFVDALIGD, from the coding sequence ATGGAATATCTGATCCTTGCCGTAGTCATCGCCGTGGTCGCCGTCGGTGCGATCGCGGGCCTCGTCGTCAGCGGCAGACGACGTAAGCAACTGCCTCCCCAGGCCGAGGCGCCCGTCATCACGCCCCCGCGCGAGCCCGGGATCGGCGAGGAGTCAGCCGTACCGACTCCCGAGCCGGTCAAGACCGTCGAGGAGGTGACGCTCCCGCCGGCTGCTCCCGCGCTCGAGGTGCCGGAGCCCACCGCCGGGCGACTGGTCCGGCTGCGCGGCCGACTCTCCCGTTCGCAGAACTCGCTCGGCAAGGGCCTGCTCACGCTGCTCTCGCGCGAGCGGCTCGACGAGGACACCTGGGAGGAGATCGAGGAGATCCTGCTCACCGCCGACGTCGGCGTGACGCCCACCCAGGAGCTGGTGGAGCGACTGCGCACCCGGGTGAAGGTGCTCGGCACCCGGACCCCCGACGAGCTGCGGGCCCTGCTGCACGAGGAACTGGTCGCCCTGATCGGCACCGAGGCGGACCGTTCGCTGAAGACCGCCAAGCACGAGGACGGCCGTCCGGCCGTGGTGCTGGTGGTCGGCGTGAACGGTGTGGGCAAGACCACCACCTCGGGCAAGCTCGGCCGGGTGCTGGTCGCCGACGGACGCAAGGTGGTGCTCGGCGCCGCCGACACCTTCCGCGCGGCCGCCGCCGACCAGCTGCAGACCTGGGGCGAGCGGGTCGGCGCCGCCACCGTCCGCGGCCCCGAGGGCGGTGACCCCGCCTCGGTCGCGTTCGACGCGGTCAAGGAGGGCATCGCCGAGGGCGCGGACACCGTGCTGATCGACACCGCAGGCCGGCTGCACACCAAGACCGGCCTGATGGACGAGCTCGGCAAGGTCAAGCGGGTCGTCGAGAAGCACGGTCCGGTGGACGAGGTGCTGCTGGTGCTGGACGCCACCACCGGCCAGAACGGGCTGGTGCAGGCGCGGGTGTTCGCCGAGGTGGTGGACATCACCGGGATCGTGCTCACCAAGCTGGACGGGACCGCGAAGGGCGGGATCGTGATCGCGGTGCAGCGGGAGCTGGGCGTGCCGGTCAAGTTGATCGGGCTCGGCGAGGGTGCGGACGATCTGGCGCCGTTCGAGGCGGGGGCGTTCGTGGACGCGCTCATCGGGGACTAG